A single Nisaea sp. DNA region contains:
- a CDS encoding flagellar hook-length control protein FliK: MSPVSTTNDPSIGYTGKIGNGLGFDPIAARNPDRPKFRLDDYNDANEPRETKPSRATSGRSERDPKTVDTRDQRQSYNVAKKQTDAAGAATAASAQDKPETKQTQANVQTSTADTKAADAKAADANTADANTTDTENGESSGTTAGNADSVKKPIKGQPTETSAPYAEKAEGATDENEEGTTNVSLSTEVAAAASAQNEISASEVAATSVPEQEIVPESSTTATVVVSKPADAVASRGDTPEQPTAAAAQKTVPQEAAVIPASTSRDPKLAALEKLTQTGPSTATTTPSAVSGDDATTFKLPVPWPPQTQSEATPGEKSAPGQTTAATQTAVTRPQATSPTPVNQATMPKKVQPAIVPADAEAGRSTEGSKQATMASATQTARETKPKIEIVSQTPAKPATTADTALIANNRAAQADGPVKQTALPSPSETIAAATALNSRPVRSNALGSSNAKRSNAVTASNENNGNGAKAGANQGQPNPAIVSQTNQNNPAAAAVTTATQVQASVTTPEQLASVRQQSSSAQRGQADPTGSTSNTSRAADLPAQGTNNGFADTLRTASADRTAAAQDRQTLPTPATEQVKVKLIKAALGGLDKIKIQLNPSELGKVEVRLEIGSDGAIRGTVIADKPETMELLQRDAKQLERALQDAGLKTGGDSLDFQMRGGGTNERQQQQAGSGNGPLSQDGGDLDGSDEQPATDTTGSEHDGIGDDGSLNLVA, from the coding sequence ATGTCTCCCGTATCAACGACAAACGATCCGTCGATCGGTTACACAGGCAAGATTGGTAATGGATTAGGCTTTGATCCGATCGCCGCCCGTAATCCTGATCGCCCGAAATTCCGGCTCGACGACTATAATGACGCTAACGAGCCGCGGGAAACAAAGCCCTCCCGCGCGACAAGCGGTCGATCTGAGCGGGATCCCAAAACCGTAGACACGCGGGATCAGCGCCAATCGTATAATGTCGCCAAAAAACAAACCGATGCAGCGGGCGCTGCAACCGCAGCTAGTGCACAAGACAAGCCTGAGACGAAACAAACCCAGGCTAACGTCCAGACCAGCACTGCTGATACCAAAGCTGCTGATGCCAAAGCTGCTGATGCCAACACTGCTGATGCCAACACAACTGATACCGAGAACGGGGAATCCAGCGGCACAACGGCAGGCAATGCCGACTCTGTGAAAAAGCCCATTAAAGGTCAGCCGACGGAAACATCAGCACCATATGCCGAAAAAGCAGAAGGTGCGACTGATGAAAACGAAGAGGGTACGACCAACGTTTCTCTCTCGACAGAAGTCGCAGCAGCAGCCAGCGCGCAAAACGAAATTTCCGCATCTGAAGTAGCCGCAACATCCGTTCCGGAGCAAGAAATCGTGCCGGAATCCTCCACGACAGCAACTGTTGTCGTGAGCAAGCCCGCTGATGCTGTCGCGAGCAGGGGCGATACACCGGAACAGCCCACAGCGGCCGCAGCCCAGAAGACCGTTCCCCAGGAAGCGGCGGTAATACCCGCGTCCACATCCAGGGATCCAAAACTCGCTGCACTTGAGAAACTGACCCAAACCGGGCCGAGCACAGCGACGACAACACCGAGCGCTGTATCTGGCGATGATGCAACGACCTTTAAACTACCCGTCCCTTGGCCCCCACAGACACAATCGGAGGCAACTCCAGGCGAAAAAAGCGCCCCCGGCCAGACAACAGCAGCAACACAGACAGCTGTTACTCGACCTCAGGCCACATCTCCGACACCAGTTAATCAGGCAACGATGCCTAAGAAGGTGCAGCCGGCAATCGTACCCGCCGATGCTGAAGCAGGCCGGTCGACGGAAGGCAGTAAGCAGGCGACTATGGCCTCCGCCACCCAGACCGCCAGAGAGACCAAGCCGAAGATTGAGATCGTATCTCAGACACCAGCCAAACCTGCCACCACAGCGGATACGGCTCTCATCGCCAACAATCGCGCGGCCCAGGCAGATGGACCGGTCAAGCAGACTGCCCTTCCCAGCCCCAGCGAGACGATTGCGGCTGCAACGGCCCTGAATAGCAGGCCCGTGCGGTCAAACGCGCTCGGCAGCTCCAATGCGAAACGCAGCAATGCCGTGACGGCTTCAAACGAGAACAATGGCAATGGTGCGAAGGCTGGGGCCAACCAGGGCCAGCCGAACCCGGCTATCGTGAGCCAAACCAATCAGAACAACCCGGCCGCAGCGGCGGTCACAACCGCCACGCAGGTGCAAGCTAGTGTCACGACACCGGAACAACTGGCATCCGTCCGGCAGCAGTCGTCATCCGCCCAGCGAGGACAAGCCGACCCGACCGGCTCAACGTCAAACACATCACGTGCCGCCGATCTTCCGGCCCAAGGCACGAACAATGGTTTTGCCGACACACTGAGAACAGCATCTGCCGACCGCACGGCGGCCGCTCAGGATCGGCAGACTTTGCCCACTCCGGCGACCGAACAGGTCAAGGTAAAGCTGATCAAAGCCGCCCTGGGTGGGCTGGACAAGATCAAAATCCAACTCAATCCGTCAGAGCTTGGCAAGGTAGAAGTTCGCCTCGAAATTGGCTCTGACGGCGCGATTCGGGGAACAGTGATCGCCGACAAACCGGAAACCATGGAACTTTTGCAGCGTGATGCGAAGCAATTGGAACGGGCCTTGCAAGACGCAGGACTCAAGACCGGTGGCGATAGCCTCGACTTTCAGATGAGAGGCGGCGGCACCAACGAGAGGCAACAACAGCAAGCCGGCTCCGGAAACGGGCCCCTCTCGCAAGATGGCGGTGACCTTGATGGCAGCGACGAGCAGCCGGCAACGGACACCACCGGTTCTGAACACGACGGTATCGGCGACGACGGGTCGCTGAACCTGGTAGCCTAG
- a CDS encoding flagellar hook assembly protein FlgD has translation MVDAVSSTSSSSIFATQQTTEERLDDERAQFLTLFLTQLQNQDPTSPMDTNEMTNQLVQFTAVEQQIETNKSLASLVSAQAANTNAAAVNYIGEHVIFNGNNTNLTDAGASWGYLLEGEATSTTVNVFNAAGDLVYSEDGSTGSGKRFEFNWDGTDADGQKLPNGPYSVQINALDADNEGITAEVEAVGLVTGVVTGEDGPSLMVGKIIVEMNEITRVSAV, from the coding sequence ATGGTGGACGCAGTTTCAAGCACAAGCAGCTCCAGCATCTTTGCGACACAGCAGACAACCGAGGAGCGGCTCGACGATGAGCGCGCGCAGTTCCTCACGCTGTTCCTGACCCAGCTGCAGAACCAGGATCCGACAAGCCCGATGGATACGAACGAGATGACCAACCAATTGGTCCAGTTCACCGCCGTCGAACAGCAGATCGAGACCAACAAGTCCCTGGCTTCCCTGGTTTCCGCACAGGCCGCTAACACGAACGCGGCGGCGGTCAACTATATCGGCGAGCATGTGATCTTCAACGGCAACAATACCAATCTCACCGATGCCGGTGCGAGCTGGGGTTATCTGCTTGAAGGCGAGGCAACCTCAACAACGGTCAACGTCTTCAACGCGGCCGGTGATCTGGTTTATTCGGAAGACGGCTCAACCGGCTCGGGCAAGCGCTTTGAATTCAACTGGGACGGCACCGATGCAGACGGCCAAAAACTGCCGAACGGCCCCTATTCAGTTCAGATCAATGCGCTCGACGCCGACAACGAAGGCATAACGGCCGAGGTTGAGGCTGTCGGCCTGGTAACCGGTGTTGTCACCGGCGAGGACGGGCCGAGCCTGATGGTCGGAAAGATCATCGTCGAAATGAATGAAATTACACGCGTTTCCGCCGTTTAA
- the flgE gene encoding flagellar hook protein FlgE has translation MSVTGGLFAGVAAIASQATAFGIISDNIANSQTVGYKETQARFQTLVTRSPSATAFTPGGVQSKPLTDPGRQGLLQGTTSTTDIAVDGNGFFVVNGAAEPGQDDEYLLTRAGAFNTDENGRLVNTAGYYLQGWRTDASGNIVNQDTRDLLSSLETVDLSQFGQIANQTDEVTINANLPADTATAATVVTNITIYDSQGFDYLLRTTWTKSAAANTWTYDYTLVRNPGTINASSMSLGGAARTMVFNPDGSLNAVNTGVAGTTNATATETLTVSSGEFSRSVALNTITLNWGTFGQPTGMSQFNGNFETSLLNQDGSGPSALTGVSISDQGLVAANFANGQSRNIYRLPLGTVPAATQLSALNGNAYSTTSTSGDIVLSIPTNGGTGRVQSGALENSTTDIATEFTDLIITQRAYSAATRIITTGDELLDEIIRIKR, from the coding sequence ATGAGTGTTACCGGTGGACTTTTCGCGGGTGTTGCGGCGATCGCGTCGCAGGCAACCGCATTCGGGATTATCTCTGACAACATCGCTAACTCGCAGACCGTCGGCTATAAAGAGACGCAAGCGCGCTTCCAGACGCTGGTCACCCGCAGTCCGTCCGCAACGGCCTTCACACCGGGCGGTGTGCAGAGCAAGCCACTGACGGACCCGGGCAGGCAGGGCCTCCTGCAGGGCACGACCAGCACCACGGACATCGCCGTCGACGGCAATGGCTTCTTCGTGGTTAACGGCGCGGCAGAGCCGGGCCAGGATGACGAATATCTGCTGACCCGTGCAGGTGCGTTCAACACGGACGAGAACGGCCGTCTGGTTAACACGGCTGGCTACTACCTGCAGGGTTGGCGCACCGATGCCTCGGGCAATATCGTCAATCAAGACACACGCGACCTGTTGAGCAGCCTTGAGACGGTCGACCTGTCCCAGTTCGGCCAGATTGCGAACCAGACCGACGAAGTGACGATCAACGCTAACCTGCCGGCCGACACAGCCACCGCCGCGACGGTCGTAACCAACATCACGATCTACGATTCCCAGGGCTTCGATTACCTGCTCAGGACCACCTGGACCAAATCCGCAGCAGCGAATACCTGGACTTACGATTACACTCTGGTCCGCAATCCCGGCACGATCAACGCGAGCTCCATGTCCCTTGGCGGTGCGGCACGAACCATGGTGTTCAACCCGGACGGCAGCCTGAACGCGGTCAATACCGGCGTTGCAGGCACAACCAACGCCACCGCCACCGAGACATTGACAGTCAGCTCAGGCGAATTCAGCAGATCTGTCGCGCTCAACACGATCACGCTTAACTGGGGGACATTCGGGCAACCGACCGGCATGTCACAGTTCAACGGAAACTTCGAGACCTCACTGCTGAACCAGGACGGTTCCGGCCCGTCAGCACTGACAGGGGTTTCAATCTCAGATCAAGGATTGGTCGCGGCTAACTTCGCCAACGGGCAATCTCGAAATATCTATCGATTACCACTCGGGACAGTCCCCGCCGCCACACAACTAAGTGCGTTGAACGGTAACGCCTACAGCACCACGTCCACGTCGGGTGACATCGTCCTTAGCATCCCGACAAACGGCGGCACTGGGCGGGTTCAGTCCGGCGCACTGGAAAACTCAACGACGGATATCGCGACCGAGTTCACCGATCTGATCATCACGCAGCGGGCTTATTCCGCCGCAACACGGATCATCACAACCGGTGACGAATTGCTCGACGAAATCATCCGTATCAAGCGGTAA
- a CDS encoding DUF1153 domain-containing protein: protein MTADKHQDKKLNANSAEPVQTSDDPFAQLPPASTKRWVVSRKAQVVRAVEEDLITLEQACERYSLSHEEFASWRQLIKVHGTRALRATRVQDYRRASRRLRSGS from the coding sequence ATGACCGCAGACAAACATCAGGATAAAAAATTGAACGCTAACTCAGCAGAGCCCGTTCAGACCTCGGACGACCCGTTTGCTCAATTGCCACCGGCAAGCACCAAGCGTTGGGTCGTCAGCCGGAAAGCGCAGGTCGTGCGCGCTGTTGAGGAGGATCTGATAACGCTTGAACAAGCTTGCGAGCGATACAGCCTCAGCCATGAGGAATTCGCGAGTTGGCGGCAATTGATCAAGGTCCACGGAACACGAGCCCTGCGCGCCACGCGCGTTCAGGACTATCGTCGTGCGTCCAGGCGGCTCCGGTCAGGAAGCTGA